The region GAGCGATACCCCGCAGGCTGGACATTCCGGGTGAGGACCTGCTCATGACCAGCGATCAGTTCCTGGACATGGAGACCCTGCCCGAGTCCATGCTTTTCATCGGCGGCGGGTTCATCTCCTTCGAGTTCGCCTGCATCGCGGCCGCGGCCGGAGCACGGGCGACCATTCTGCACCGCAGCAGAAGGGTGCTCAAGGAGTTCGACGAGCCTCTGTCCCTGAAGCTGGTTCAGGCCATGCAGGACCAGGGCGTTGCCGTGCATACCGACCATCCCGTCAAGGCGGTGGAGCCGTTCGAGGACGGCGTGCGCGTCGTCGTGGTCGGGCCGGACGATGTGGAAATAGAATTCGTGGCCGCGGCCGCTGTGAGCGGTGCGGGCCGGGTTCCCGATCTGGACGGCCTCGATCTGGAAAAGGCGGGTGTCGAAAGGGGGGCGCACGGCATGGATGTGGACGTGCGTATGCGGAGCGTGTCCAACCCCAAAATCTTCGGGGCGGGTGACTGCGTTGAACCCGGACATCCCCTGACGCCTGTGGCCGCTTTACAGGCCGACACCGTGGTCCGGAATATTCTGGAGCCGGATTCGGCGAAATCCGATCTCTCGGGTACGGCCGGCGCTGTCTTTACCCACCCGGTTCTGGCCTGCGCCGGCCTCTTAGAGGAGCAGGCCCGGGAACAGGGGTACAATTTCAAAGTCTATGAGGGCGACGCGGCCAAGTGGTCCGAGCACAACAGGCTCGGCATGGCTCATGCGGGTTACCGTATCCTGGTGGAGCGTGACTCGGGCCGTGTTCTCGGGGCGCACTATCTGGGTGCCCACGCCGAGGAGGTGGTCAACCTGTTCGGCATGGCCATAAGACACGGCCTGACCCGTGACGATCTCCTGGCCCAGCCGTGGTCCTATCCGTCCTTTGGTTACACAGTGAGGTATATGCTTGGATGACGAACACCAAGAAACAATCACGGTTTACGGTTCAGGGAGAAGTCGTCGAGGACAACCTGACCGGGCTGGTCTGGCCGTTGCTGGCCCAGCCCGCGGAAACCGGTCTTTCCTGGCCCGAGGCCTTTCAATTCATAGAGGATATGAACCGCGAGAAGCGTTTCGGCTTCGCGGACTGGCGGCTACCCAACCGGCGGGAGCTCTGTTCCCTGGTCGATCACGGCCAGCGTGAACCGGCCCTCCCGCCCGACCATCCGTTCGAACATGTCTGGTCCGGCAAGTGCTGGACCTCAACCACCTCGGCCCGCGACCACGCCTACGCCTGGTGGGTGCAGTTCAGCGGCGGGCGCATGTTCTTCGGCAACAAGGCGGACGACGCGGTGATCTGGCCCGTGCACGGAACATCCGGGACCCTGTGGGCCACCGGGCAGACCGGCTGTTATGGCGTGGACGGCTCTCCCGTGGACTGCGCCGGAAGCGGGCAGGACGGTGCTTTGCGCATGGGGCGTTCCTGGCCTGAACCAAGATTTCAGCAGAACGGTGACGAGGTTGAAGACCGCATGACCGGGTTGATCTGGCGGCGGGGCACCGATCTGGCCGAAGGCATGGTCGACCGGGAGACCGCGGGGCAGGCCGTGGAGAAGCTGGCTCGCGAAACCGGGCTTGCCTGGCGGTTGCCCGACATCATGGAGCTGGAATCGCTGACCGATTGTTCGCGGGCAGACCCGGCCCTGCCGGAAGGCCATCCCTTCACGGATGTGCGTGAAGCCTACTGGTCGGCCACGGACAGCGGCTACGATCCGACCTGGTCGTTTTGCTATTATCTACACAAAGGTGCGGTGGGCGTGGGGTTCAAGGCGAGCGTCGAGTTCCACGTCTGGGCCGTGCGCTCGGCTTAGTCCGGTTTGTTTTCGGGGCTGGCTATTTGTCCCGGCATTGATCCACAAGTCGGCGGAGAATGTCTCCTGCCGAGGAGAAGTCGAACTGGTCTATGAGCCGATTCATCTCGCGGGTTTGGGCCGGGGCGCTAGCCGCCAGCGTGTCCTGTAGGGACAGGAAGAGCTTCTGGGCGTCGATGTCATGCTTTTCGAGCAGGCCGAGGAGGATTTCGAGCTCGGACACCATGGAGCTGATATCCTGACATTCGACGCGGTTTCGGTCGGCGGCCGCAAGCTCTGGCTCTTCCTCGGGCGGATACGCCTTGAAAATGCCGTCCGTCACCCGCCGCGCTTCCCGCACGGCGTTGTCCAGCAGGGCGTGCAGGTCCACCTGGCCGTCCTTGAGGGCATGCTCTAGCTTGCCGAGGGCCTCGTGCAGTTTCTCGGCACCAATGTTTCCCGCGACTCCCTTGAGGTTGTGGGCCACTCCCCGGCAGTCCTCGAAGTTCTCGACCTCGGCGTCGGCCATGAGTTTGTCCAGGAGCATGCCGCTGTCCTGGGCGAAATTCTTGAGCAGTTTTTGATACAGCTTGCCGTTCCCTCGCATCCTTGAAAGTCCCTGAACCGTGTCCACGCCGGGCAGGTCCGGCATGGATTCCGGTTCATCGTCGCTGGTCGGAGACATCGTCGGCGGAGAAGGCGCGTCGCCTTCGCGGTCGGGAAGCCAGTGGGCCAGGGTCCGCATCAGTTCCTCTGGGTCGATGGGCTTGGTGACATGGTCGTTCATACCGGCTTCAAGGCTCTTTTCCCGGTCGCCCACCAGTGCGTGGGCGGTCATGGCTATGATCGGCAAGGACGTCTTGCCTTTGCCTCGGATTTCCCGAACCGCGGTGAAGCCGTCCATGATCGGCATTTGGATGTCCATGAGCACGGCGTCGAAATCATGGGAAAGGACCATGGTCAGGGCTTCGCTTCCATTATTCGCGATGGACACCCGAATGTCCGCGCTCTCCAGGATCTCGCGTGCCACCTGCTGGTTGATCTCGTTGTCCTCGGCCAGGAGAATATGTGTGCCGTGCAGATTCGGAGGCACTCCGGACTGGTCCATGCGCGGCGGATGCTTGGGCCGTATTTCAACATTGCCGTTCATGGCGTCCATGATGGTGTCAAAGAGGATAGAACGGTTGAACGGCTTGAGCATGTACCCGTCCAGGCCGATCTCCTGCGCCCTGTGGCGAATGGATTCCTGGCCGTAGGCCGTGACCATGATGACCTTGGGCTTGTGCTCGATGGTCCGGTTGCCGTGGATGAGCATGGCCAGTTGGATGCCATCGGTGTCCGGCATGTTCCAGTCCGTGATGAGCAGCCGGAACGGATCGGAGTCATGGCATTTTTCCAGTAGCGCTATGGCGTCCGTAGCGCAGCAGGCCTCTTCAACTCGGAAAGTGAAGGACTCGAGCACCTTGCGCAGAACCATGCGAGACATACGGCTGTCGTCGACGATCAGGACATGCATCCCCCTTATCTCGACCGGATAGGTGAAGGTGTCGTCAATGTGGTTTGGCTGGAGCTTCAGGGGAAGCGTGAAGGAAAATTCGCTGCCCTTGCTCGGTTCGCTGGTCACGGACATCGTGCCGCCCATCATCTCCACCAGTTTTTTCGAGATGGACAGTCCCAGGCCGGTTCCGCCGTACTGGCGGGTGGTCGAGTCGTCTGCCTGGCTGAACGGCTGGAACAGCTTCTCCAGTTGCTCCTGACAGATGCCGATTCCCGTATCGCTGACGCTGAATTGTATGGTGGCGGTGGTCCCGTCCTTTTCCAAAAGATCGGCCCTGAGAATGACCTCACCTTTTTCAGTGAACTTGACGGCGTTGTTGATCAGATTGAGCAGCACCTGGCCAAGTCTGAGGGAGTCGCCGCGAAGCCTGTTCGGGACCGTGCTGCGGACCAGGAGCAGAAATTCTATGCCTTTTTGCTCTGCGGCCAGGCCGAGCATGTTGACGATGTTGTTGAGTACGTCGTCCAGGATGAAATCCGTCTCGTCCACGACCAGCCTGCCCGCCTCGATTTTCGAAAAGTCCAGGATGTCGTTGATGATTCCGAGGAGGGAATTGGCTGACAGGGATATCTTTGACAGGTAGTCGATCTGCTTGTCGGTCAGGTCGGTTTTGAGCGCCAAATGGGTCAGGCCGATGATGGCGTTCATGGGCGTGCGGATTTCATGGCTCATGCGCGCCAGAAAATCGCTTTTGGCATGGTTCGCTTCCTCTGCGACTCTTCGAGCCGCTTCGAGATCCCGGCTGTTGCGTTCCCGGTTCGCCGCGAACCGGGCTCGTGTCAGCCCTGTAAGGAACGAGAGCAGTGTTATGACCCCGAAGATGCTCAGGTAGCGCAGCCGCACGGGAGCGATATAGGCCCGAATCGATTCTATGGGGGCGAAGCAGAGCACTTTCCATTTCCGGAAAGTGGACACCTTGATGTCAACATCCTCCATGGGAGTGA is a window of uncultured Pseudodesulfovibrio sp. DNA encoding:
- a CDS encoding NAD(P)/FAD-dependent oxidoreductase; the protein is MTRQTYDVIVIGSGPAGGIIARRLGEAGLDVAVVEKNGWGGVCPLRGCEPKKTLADMTHEVLRARDMAAHGVSGNLRVDWPSLMRFKHSVIDPISGKVFDSFHGRGVTTIHGEARFTGPDTVEVEGLGELSAKHIVVAAGAIPRRLDIPGEDLLMTSDQFLDMETLPESMLFIGGGFISFEFACIAAAAGARATILHRSRRVLKEFDEPLSLKLVQAMQDQGVAVHTDHPVKAVEPFEDGVRVVVVGPDDVEIEFVAAAAVSGAGRVPDLDGLDLEKAGVERGAHGMDVDVRMRSVSNPKIFGAGDCVEPGHPLTPVAALQADTVVRNILEPDSAKSDLSGTAGAVFTHPVLACAGLLEEQAREQGYNFKVYEGDAAKWSEHNRLGMAHAGYRILVERDSGRVLGAHYLGAHAEEVVNLFGMAIRHGLTRDDLLAQPWSYPSFGYTVRYMLG
- a CDS encoding DUF1566 domain-containing protein, translated to MTNTKKQSRFTVQGEVVEDNLTGLVWPLLAQPAETGLSWPEAFQFIEDMNREKRFGFADWRLPNRRELCSLVDHGQREPALPPDHPFEHVWSGKCWTSTTSARDHAYAWWVQFSGGRMFFGNKADDAVIWPVHGTSGTLWATGQTGCYGVDGSPVDCAGSGQDGALRMGRSWPEPRFQQNGDEVEDRMTGLIWRRGTDLAEGMVDRETAGQAVEKLARETGLAWRLPDIMELESLTDCSRADPALPEGHPFTDVREAYWSATDSGYDPTWSFCYYLHKGAVGVGFKASVEFHVWAVRSA
- a CDS encoding response regulator, which gives rise to MRSFLGTFIFLTALAALGTYFLYSQAAESIDRSLKQNEAIHNRMVAQSVELDLKTLFMGLFLMANHAEAKNFLQYRTEHNRRELEGELIALSTVSGAYDQIRILDNDGMELIRVNYNNGKPAPVPIGELQNKFSRYYFQESLPLKNGEVYVSPFDLNVENNKIEIPLKPMIRVSTPIFDDAENRLGIAIINYLGQRIIESLDNSGHMEIGQTMLLNQDGYWLASPYPEKNWAFMFQGREELSFKVENPEAWAKIKDTDENQFSTPKGTYTVSTIRLTPMEDVDIKVSTFRKWKVLCFAPIESIRAYIAPVRLRYLSIFGVITLLSFLTGLTRARFAANRERNSRDLEAARRVAEEANHAKSDFLARMSHEIRTPMNAIIGLTHLALKTDLTDKQIDYLSKISLSANSLLGIINDILDFSKIEAGRLVVDETDFILDDVLNNIVNMLGLAAEQKGIEFLLLVRSTVPNRLRGDSLRLGQVLLNLINNAVKFTEKGEVILRADLLEKDGTTATIQFSVSDTGIGICQEQLEKLFQPFSQADDSTTRQYGGTGLGLSISKKLVEMMGGTMSVTSEPSKGSEFSFTLPLKLQPNHIDDTFTYPVEIRGMHVLIVDDSRMSRMVLRKVLESFTFRVEEACCATDAIALLEKCHDSDPFRLLITDWNMPDTDGIQLAMLIHGNRTIEHKPKVIMVTAYGQESIRHRAQEIGLDGYMLKPFNRSILFDTIMDAMNGNVEIRPKHPPRMDQSGVPPNLHGTHILLAEDNEINQQVAREILESADIRVSIANNGSEALTMVLSHDFDAVLMDIQMPIMDGFTAVREIRGKGKTSLPIIAMTAHALVGDREKSLEAGMNDHVTKPIDPEELMRTLAHWLPDREGDAPSPPTMSPTSDDEPESMPDLPGVDTVQGLSRMRGNGKLYQKLLKNFAQDSGMLLDKLMADAEVENFEDCRGVAHNLKGVAGNIGAEKLHEALGKLEHALKDGQVDLHALLDNAVREARRVTDGIFKAYPPEEEPELAAADRNRVECQDISSMVSELEILLGLLEKHDIDAQKLFLSLQDTLAASAPAQTREMNRLIDQFDFSSAGDILRRLVDQCRDK